Proteins from one Setaria italica strain Yugu1 chromosome V, Setaria_italica_v2.0, whole genome shotgun sequence genomic window:
- the LOC101763136 gene encoding GDSL esterase/lipase At1g28600 isoform X3 produces the protein MASSAPGRGGRRPISPAAAAAAVVVMVLVGAEPAAACYQRLFSFGDSLADTGNFRFYYGNSSGEPALRPPYGETFFRRPTGRFSNGRLVLDFIADTMGLPFVRPYLSGRRAEDFACGANFAVGGATALGPDFFRDRGFNIGDGRVHLDTEMKWFRDLLDLLCPGGRSDCSDMMGQSLFLVGEIGGNDYNLPLLSRLPIEKIRSFTPSVVAKISSTITELIGLGAKTLVVPGNLPIGCVPRYLSIFRSDNKEDYEPESGCLRWMNEFSKYHNKLLVEELEKLRKLHPGVSIIYADYYGAAMEIFLFPERFGIEEPLVACCGGEGTHGVSPAAACGYGEYKVCDNPDKYGSWDGFHPSEAAYKAIAMGLLRGTYTQPSIASTTSSCPKLTELVSSVEYKVLYDL, from the exons ATGGCTTCCTCTGCCccggggagaggaggaagacggccGATctcacctgcggcggcggcggcggctgtggtgGTAATGGTACTGGTTggggcggagccggcggcggcgtgctacCAGCGCTTGTTCAGCTTCGGGGACTCGCTGGCCGACACGGGCAACTTCCGCTTCTACTACGGCAACAGCTCCGGCGAGCCCGCGCTCCGGCCACCCTACGGCGAGACGTTCTTCCGTCGCCCCACCGGGCGCTTCTCCAACGGCCGTCTCGTCCTCGACTTCATCG CGGACACGATGGGGCTCCCGTTCGTTCGGCCGTACCTGAGCGGGCGGCGTGCGGAGGACTTCGCGTGCGGGGCCAACTTcgccgtgggcggcgcgacggcgctaGGCCCGGACTTCTTCCGCGACAGGGGTTTCAACATCGGCGACGGACGGGTGCACCTCGACACGGAGATGAAGTGGTTCCGCGACCTGCTCGATCTTCTCTGCCCCGGCGGCCGCTCCG ATTGCTCGGACATGATGGGTCAATCCCTTTTCTTGGTTGGAGAAATTGGGGGCAATGATTACAACTTACCTCTTCTATCCAGATTACCGATTGAGAAGATCCGCTCCTTCACACCAAGTGTTGTTGCCAAAATTTCTTCTACAATCACC GAATTAATTGGGCTAGGAGCCAAGACTCtggtggttccggggaacctcCCAATTGGCTGTGTCCCAAGATATCTATCGATTTTTAGGAGCGATAACAAAGAAGATTATGAGCCAGAGAGCGGTTGCCTCAGGTGGATGAACGAGTTCTCCAAGTACCACAACAAGCTTCTCGTGGAGGAGCTGGAGAAACTGCGCAAGCTTCATCCTGGTGTATCTATCATCTATGCTGACTATTATGGAGCTGCAATGGAAATTTTCCTTTTCCCTGAACGATTTG GTATCGAGGAACCTTTAGTGGCTTGCTGCGGTGGAGAAGGAACCCATGGTGTGTCTCCAGCTGCAGCCTGTGGATATGGGGAATACAAGGTGTGTGATAACCCAGACAAGTATGGCTCATGGGATGGCTTCCATCCATCGGAAGCTGCGTACAAGGCCATTGCAATGGGCCTCCTGCGAGGGACATACACACAACCGTCAATTGCTTCTACCACCAGTTCGTGTCCAAAGCTTACTGAGCTGGTCTCCTCTGTTGAATACAAGGTTCTCTACGATTTATAA
- the LOC101763136 gene encoding GDSL esterase/lipase At1g28600 isoform X1, whose product MASSAPGRGGRRPISPAAAAAAVVVMVLVGAEPAAACYQRLFSFGDSLADTGNFRFYYGNSSGEPALRPPYGETFFRRPTGRFSNGRLVLDFIADTMGLPFVRPYLSGRRAEDFACGANFAVGGATALGPDFFRDRGFNIGDGRVHLDTEMKWFRDLLDLLCPGGRSDCSDMMGQSLFLVGEIGGNDYNLPLLSRLPIEKIRSFTPSVVAKISSTITELIGLGAKTLVVPGNLPIGCVPRYLSIFRSDNKEDYEPESGCLRWMNEFSKYHNKLLVEELEKLRKLHPGVSIIYADYYGAAMEIFLFPERFGIEEPLVACCGGEGTHGVSPAAACGYGEYKVCDNPDKYGSWDGFHPSEAAYKAIAMGLLRGTYTQPSIASTTSSCPKLTELVSSVEYKRRGTVLHFTAVAQVIGWVLFYLFFF is encoded by the exons ATGGCTTCCTCTGCCccggggagaggaggaagacggccGATctcacctgcggcggcggcggcggctgtggtgGTAATGGTACTGGTTggggcggagccggcggcggcgtgctacCAGCGCTTGTTCAGCTTCGGGGACTCGCTGGCCGACACGGGCAACTTCCGCTTCTACTACGGCAACAGCTCCGGCGAGCCCGCGCTCCGGCCACCCTACGGCGAGACGTTCTTCCGTCGCCCCACCGGGCGCTTCTCCAACGGCCGTCTCGTCCTCGACTTCATCG CGGACACGATGGGGCTCCCGTTCGTTCGGCCGTACCTGAGCGGGCGGCGTGCGGAGGACTTCGCGTGCGGGGCCAACTTcgccgtgggcggcgcgacggcgctaGGCCCGGACTTCTTCCGCGACAGGGGTTTCAACATCGGCGACGGACGGGTGCACCTCGACACGGAGATGAAGTGGTTCCGCGACCTGCTCGATCTTCTCTGCCCCGGCGGCCGCTCCG ATTGCTCGGACATGATGGGTCAATCCCTTTTCTTGGTTGGAGAAATTGGGGGCAATGATTACAACTTACCTCTTCTATCCAGATTACCGATTGAGAAGATCCGCTCCTTCACACCAAGTGTTGTTGCCAAAATTTCTTCTACAATCACC GAATTAATTGGGCTAGGAGCCAAGACTCtggtggttccggggaacctcCCAATTGGCTGTGTCCCAAGATATCTATCGATTTTTAGGAGCGATAACAAAGAAGATTATGAGCCAGAGAGCGGTTGCCTCAGGTGGATGAACGAGTTCTCCAAGTACCACAACAAGCTTCTCGTGGAGGAGCTGGAGAAACTGCGCAAGCTTCATCCTGGTGTATCTATCATCTATGCTGACTATTATGGAGCTGCAATGGAAATTTTCCTTTTCCCTGAACGATTTG GTATCGAGGAACCTTTAGTGGCTTGCTGCGGTGGAGAAGGAACCCATGGTGTGTCTCCAGCTGCAGCCTGTGGATATGGGGAATACAAGGTGTGTGATAACCCAGACAAGTATGGCTCATGGGATGGCTTCCATCCATCGGAAGCTGCGTACAAGGCCATTGCAATGGGCCTCCTGCGAGGGACATACACACAACCGTCAATTGCTTCTACCACCAGTTCGTGTCCAAAGCTTACTGAGCTGGTCTCCTCTGTTGAATACAAG AGACGCGGTACTGTACTGCACTTCACGGCTGTTGCCCAAGTAATTGGTTGGGTTttgttttaccttttctttttttag
- the LOC101763136 gene encoding GDSL esterase/lipase At1g28600 isoform X2, whose protein sequence is MASSAPGRGGRRPISPAAAAAAVVVMVLVGAEPAAACYQRLFSFGDSLADTGNFRFYYGNSSGEPALRPPYGETFFRRPTGRFSNGRLVLDFIADTMGLPFVRPYLSGRRAEDFACGANFAVGGATALGPDFFRDRGFNIGDGRVHLDTEMKWFRDLLDLLCPGGRSDCSDMMGQSLFLVGEIGGNDYNLPLLSRLPIEKIRSFTPSVVAKISSTITELIGLGAKTLVVPGNLPIGCVPRYLSIFRSDNKEDYEPESGCLRWMNEFSKYHNKLLVEELEKLRKLHPGVSIIYADYYGAAMEIFLFPERFGIEEPLVACCGGEGTHGVSPAAACGYGEYKVCDNPDKYGSWDGFHPSEAAYKAIAMGLLRGTYTQPSIASTTSSCPKLTELVSSVEYKRRGTVLHFTAVAQEISQIPFL, encoded by the exons ATGGCTTCCTCTGCCccggggagaggaggaagacggccGATctcacctgcggcggcggcggcggctgtggtgGTAATGGTACTGGTTggggcggagccggcggcggcgtgctacCAGCGCTTGTTCAGCTTCGGGGACTCGCTGGCCGACACGGGCAACTTCCGCTTCTACTACGGCAACAGCTCCGGCGAGCCCGCGCTCCGGCCACCCTACGGCGAGACGTTCTTCCGTCGCCCCACCGGGCGCTTCTCCAACGGCCGTCTCGTCCTCGACTTCATCG CGGACACGATGGGGCTCCCGTTCGTTCGGCCGTACCTGAGCGGGCGGCGTGCGGAGGACTTCGCGTGCGGGGCCAACTTcgccgtgggcggcgcgacggcgctaGGCCCGGACTTCTTCCGCGACAGGGGTTTCAACATCGGCGACGGACGGGTGCACCTCGACACGGAGATGAAGTGGTTCCGCGACCTGCTCGATCTTCTCTGCCCCGGCGGCCGCTCCG ATTGCTCGGACATGATGGGTCAATCCCTTTTCTTGGTTGGAGAAATTGGGGGCAATGATTACAACTTACCTCTTCTATCCAGATTACCGATTGAGAAGATCCGCTCCTTCACACCAAGTGTTGTTGCCAAAATTTCTTCTACAATCACC GAATTAATTGGGCTAGGAGCCAAGACTCtggtggttccggggaacctcCCAATTGGCTGTGTCCCAAGATATCTATCGATTTTTAGGAGCGATAACAAAGAAGATTATGAGCCAGAGAGCGGTTGCCTCAGGTGGATGAACGAGTTCTCCAAGTACCACAACAAGCTTCTCGTGGAGGAGCTGGAGAAACTGCGCAAGCTTCATCCTGGTGTATCTATCATCTATGCTGACTATTATGGAGCTGCAATGGAAATTTTCCTTTTCCCTGAACGATTTG GTATCGAGGAACCTTTAGTGGCTTGCTGCGGTGGAGAAGGAACCCATGGTGTGTCTCCAGCTGCAGCCTGTGGATATGGGGAATACAAGGTGTGTGATAACCCAGACAAGTATGGCTCATGGGATGGCTTCCATCCATCGGAAGCTGCGTACAAGGCCATTGCAATGGGCCTCCTGCGAGGGACATACACACAACCGTCAATTGCTTCTACCACCAGTTCGTGTCCAAAGCTTACTGAGCTGGTCTCCTCTGTTGAATACAAG AGACGCGGTACTGTACTGCACTTCACGGCTGTTGCCCAA GAAATCAGTCAAATACCGTTTCTATAA